A section of the Procambarus clarkii isolate CNS0578487 chromosome 38, FALCON_Pclarkii_2.0, whole genome shotgun sequence genome encodes:
- the LOC138372142 gene encoding uncharacterized protein, translated as MVFGHHTSLLVQDNKPEECSVCYNDYDDNQLRPRTLPCGHTFCSQCIDNAIENGQLTCPSCRAEHAATAATQFPISYGMEAFVRKLKDIQLTQKKTVPIKKKLHSLVQEQKSSISSLITSCEEVLSQLGEYRGQLGDWKTCHLQLQDRLYALVEQNKSAMKLLELEDTSVVDMTTQGEEGKTQLQAMLGSLDTVNTPQEVYITIGTADECSMKVEDWLKKCQELFPDVKTVHTSVKVQKTIREALEMMTTETGATADPVHLGDSAFSIMDKVQEITLQIPQKQLTVSFFIFSHRSYHKILSCVLRRGSLFLSISRFPKDLRRMREPVKRLVEAGRVLAVQEDQDGRRSARITLQDGQLYLHPLLRQPTPAHAHTLQVTLLHPLVVGVLEPSCTLAFLDLGWAGSTRGRVTIRLTPDTPLARQFVLLCTGQRGHTYRNTKLFQVWDKGRSGECVAGGDYESNDGRRGAPLLPDLHGRYRESGRAGAVWSRWSPGAARSAQFGITTRDRQGGDQCSRVFGDVVSGLDVVRAAVNHSDITEVTVVDCGVVLPL; from the exons atggtctttgggcaccataccagcttacttgtacaa gataacaagccagaggaatgcTCAGTGTGTTATAACGATTATGATGACAATCAGCTACGGCCTCGCACACTGCCGtgcggccacacattctgctcccagtgtattgacaatgctatcgAGAATGGTCAACTaacctgccccagctgccgtgccgagcacgctgccacagctgctactcagttcccaattagctATGGCATGGAGGCATTTGTTAGGAAACTGAAAGATATCCAGCTAACACAAAAGAAAACTGTACCAATAAAAAAGAAGTTACATtccctggtgcaggagcagaagagcagcatcagcagcctcattactagctgtgaagaggtactgtcccagctgggggagtatCGGGGCCAgttgggggactggaagacttgccacctccagctccaggacagactctatgctctggtagagcagaacaagtcagcaatgaagctcttggaactggaggataccagtgtggtggatatgacaacacaaggagaggaaggaaagactcagctgcaggccatgttggggagcctcgacacagtcaacaccccacAGGAAGTTTACATAACCATAGGCACAGCTGATGAGTGCAGCATGAAGGTAGAAGATTGGCTCaagaagtgccaggaactcttcccagatgtcaagactgtccacacctcagtgaag gtgcagaagaccatcagggaggccctggagatgatgaccacagagacaggtgccacagctgaccccgtacacctgggagactcagccttcaGCATCATggataaagttcaggaaatcactctacagatcccccagaagcaattaacagtaagtttttttattttctctcatagatcatatcacaagatattgagttgcgTTTTGAGGAGAGGAAGTTTGTTCTTAAGTATATCgaggttccccaag gacctccgcaggatgagggagcccgtcaagaggctggtggaggctggccgggtgttggccgtccaggaagaccaagatggccgccgctccgccaggataactctacaagacggacagctgtacctccacccactcctgcgtcagcccacgcccgcccacgcccacaccctccaggtaactttattacacccacta gttgtgggcgtgctggagccctcctgcaccctggcgttccttgacctcgggtgggcggggtcaacaagagggcgggtcaccatccggctgacccctgacactccgctggccagacagtttgtgttgttgtgtacgggccagcggggccacacctaccgcaacactaaactgttccAGGTGTGGGACAAGGGTAGGTCGGGGGAGTGTGTGgcgggcggagactacgagagtaatgatggtaggagaggagccccactgctgcctgacctccacgGGCGGTACCGGGAGTCAGGCCGGGCAGGAGCTGTGTGGTCCAGGTGGTCGCCGGGGGCTGCCAGGAGTGCCCAGTTCggcatcaccaccagggaccgccaggGTGGTGATCAGTGTTCAcgtgtcttcggtgatgtggtgagcggcctggatgtggtgagggcagcagtcaaccacagtgacattacggaggtgactgtggtggactgtggtgttgtgctgccactctag